A genomic window from Bacillus mesophilus includes:
- a CDS encoding fatty acid--CoA ligase family protein, producing MNISKKLHENALQFGDKPAYYFLNTQSSYRELDAAVSKFADALTKMGVHKGDHVGLLLGNSPHFVIALYGALRAGATVIPINPIYTPEEIGYILNNGDVKVVVGLDLLIPLFEKMSAALPKVEQVIYCETPKQDDQEPLDITKLSVYPKLKSFTSFVGSGSHLFEAPELQEEDVAIILYTSGTTGKPKGAMLTHKNVFSNAKDTADYLKINETDRVIATLPMFHVFCLTVALNAPLLNGSSVIIVPRFSPGDIFTITKEFQATVFAGVPTMYNFLVQFPDANVEDLKSLRLCISGGASMPVALLKSFEQKFEVAVSEGYGLSEASPVTCFNPLDRPRKPGSIGQSIVNVENKVVNELGEEVPVGEVGELVVRGPNVMKGYYKLPEDSAHAIRDGWLFTGDLARMDEEGYFYIVDRKKDMIIVGGYNVYPREVEEVLYSHPSVVEVAVIGIPDENFGEAVKSFVVTKKEDNVTTEMLVEFCKEHLAKYKVPSSIEFLEELPKNTTGKILRRSLKDKVLNA from the coding sequence ATGAATATTAGTAAAAAATTACATGAAAATGCTTTACAATTCGGAGATAAGCCTGCTTATTATTTTCTGAATACTCAAAGTTCTTATCGTGAGTTAGATGCAGCTGTATCAAAATTTGCAGATGCATTAACAAAGATGGGAGTACATAAGGGAGATCATGTTGGTCTACTTCTTGGGAATAGTCCCCATTTTGTCATTGCACTTTATGGTGCTTTACGAGCTGGTGCGACTGTAATTCCAATCAATCCAATCTATACTCCGGAAGAGATTGGCTATATTCTTAACAATGGCGATGTGAAAGTAGTAGTGGGTCTAGACCTGTTAATCCCACTTTTTGAAAAAATGAGTGCAGCACTTCCTAAGGTTGAGCAAGTTATTTATTGTGAGACTCCTAAGCAAGATGATCAAGAGCCATTAGATATAACGAAGCTATCAGTGTATCCAAAATTGAAATCATTTACTAGCTTTGTTGGGTCAGGCAGTCATCTTTTTGAAGCTCCAGAGCTCCAAGAAGAAGATGTGGCGATCATTCTATATACTTCTGGTACAACTGGAAAGCCTAAAGGTGCAATGCTTACTCATAAAAATGTATTTAGCAATGCAAAGGATACGGCTGATTATTTAAAGATTAATGAAACAGACCGTGTTATTGCAACACTCCCAATGTTTCATGTGTTCTGCTTAACAGTTGCTCTAAATGCCCCATTACTTAATGGATCAAGTGTGATTATTGTTCCTAGATTTAGTCCTGGGGATATTTTCACCATCACAAAAGAGTTCCAGGCAACTGTTTTTGCTGGTGTACCGACTATGTATAACTTCTTAGTACAGTTCCCAGACGCAAATGTAGAGGATTTAAAATCGTTAAGATTATGTATTTCAGGTGGAGCATCGATGCCTGTTGCCTTATTAAAATCATTTGAGCAGAAGTTCGAAGTTGCGGTATCTGAAGGGTATGGTTTGTCAGAAGCCTCTCCAGTTACCTGCTTTAACCCACTAGATCGTCCAAGAAAACCTGGCTCGATCGGACAAAGCATAGTCAATGTAGAAAATAAAGTCGTCAATGAACTAGGTGAAGAAGTACCGGTTGGCGAGGTTGGTGAATTGGTGGTTCGTGGTCCGAATGTAATGAAGGGCTATTACAAATTACCTGAAGATTCGGCTCATGCTATTCGTGATGGCTGGCTATTTACAGGTGATTTAGCACGCATGGATGAGGAAGGCTATTTCTATATTGTTGACCGCAAAAAGGATATGATCATTGTAGGTGGTTATAATGTGTATCCACGCGAGGTTGAAGAGGTATTGTACTCACATCCATCCGTTGTTGAGGTTGCTGTAATCGGAATTCCAGATGAGAATTTCGGTGAAGCGGTTAAATCATTTGTCGTTACAAAAAAGGAAGATAATGTTACTACAGAAATGTTAGTAGAATTCTGTAAAGAGCATCTTGCTAAATACAAGGTTCCTAGTTCAATAGAGTTTCTTGAAGAATTACCAAAGAATACAACAGGTAAGATTTTAAGAAGATCATTGAAAGACAAGGTTTTAAATGCATAG
- a CDS encoding MBL fold metallo-hydrolase, which yields MKLTVIGYWGGYPAKNEATSGYLFEDEDFKLLVDCGSGVISQLQNYINPENLDAVILSHYHHDHVCDLGTLQYARLIKGYLGENLPSLPVYGHQEDEPNFANLTYKEITTGVVYNPTETIQVGPFRISFLKTKHPAPCYAMRIETINAKVTYTADTSFFDEMISFAKDSDLLICECNLYKGMDGQGSGHMTSTDAGKLAMEAQVGEMLLTHLPHFGTHSDLIQEAKEQYMGKIELAKSGWNWKKE from the coding sequence ATGAAACTAACAGTAATAGGCTATTGGGGTGGATATCCAGCAAAAAATGAAGCAACTTCTGGATACTTATTTGAGGATGAAGACTTTAAATTACTTGTTGATTGTGGAAGTGGTGTTATATCACAGCTTCAAAACTATATAAACCCTGAAAATCTTGATGCAGTCATACTCTCACATTATCATCATGATCATGTTTGTGATCTAGGCACACTGCAGTATGCTCGTCTAATCAAAGGGTACCTAGGAGAAAACCTACCTTCTCTCCCTGTCTATGGTCATCAAGAGGATGAACCTAACTTTGCCAATTTAACTTATAAGGAGATCACAACAGGTGTAGTATACAATCCAACTGAAACCATACAGGTTGGGCCATTCAGAATCTCGTTTCTTAAAACAAAGCATCCAGCTCCGTGTTATGCAATGCGAATTGAAACGATAAATGCAAAGGTTACATATACGGCTGATACATCCTTTTTTGATGAAATGATTTCATTTGCGAAGGATTCAGACTTATTAATTTGCGAATGTAATCTTTATAAGGGGATGGATGGGCAAGGATCAGGTCATATGACAAGCACCGATGCAGGTAAGCTAGCAATGGAAGCTCAGGTAGGAGAAATGCTGTTAACTCACCTTCCTCACTTTGGCACCCATTCAGATTTAATTCAAGAGGCAAAAGAACAGTATATGGGGAAGATTGAGTTAGCCAAGTCTGGTTGGAATTGGAAAAAAGAATAG
- the yhfH gene encoding protein YhfH: MLIKSTEFFRNLPPKQCMECGKEIDEQHECYMNHCDNCNKIGD; the protein is encoded by the coding sequence ATGTTAATCAAAAGCACAGAGTTCTTTAGAAACCTTCCACCAAAGCAATGCATGGAATGTGGTAAGGAAATTGATGAACAGCATGAATGTTATATGAATCATTGCGATAACTGTAACAAGATTGGCGATTAA
- a CDS encoding carbohydrate ABC transporter permease, producing MERKRKKSSKWLVNTVLIFICLIWLIPTLGLFISSFRPADDILETGWWTIFPHQDWVTEETISLPEDTDLRQPIEVNGETFTNEQLNEGVVLSNQTRLIWENRRARTIHVQEKAWTMNTNFTLENYEAVLGGKQYQITLGNGQTMTEQGSNLTKTFLNTLTVAVPATILPLLIATFAAYAFAWLNFAGRRLLFVIVIVLLVVPLQVALIPILKDYTALGLNGSYLGIWLAHTAFGLPLATYFLYNYISQLPKDIFESAFIDGASNFTIFTKLILPLSIPALASIGIFQFLWVWNDYLVALVFLGSSPDVQVLSMRIADMVGSRGNDWHLLTSAAFVSMIMPLTVFFALQRFFVRGLLGGSVKG from the coding sequence ATGGAGAGAAAACGAAAGAAATCTTCAAAGTGGTTAGTTAATACAGTGTTGATCTTCATTTGTCTTATCTGGTTAATTCCGACACTTGGATTATTTATTTCCTCGTTTAGACCAGCAGATGATATTTTAGAAACAGGTTGGTGGACAATCTTTCCACATCAGGATTGGGTAACGGAAGAGACCATTTCTCTTCCAGAAGATACAGATCTTAGACAACCGATAGAGGTGAATGGTGAAACCTTTACTAATGAACAATTAAATGAAGGAGTCGTCCTTTCAAATCAGACACGATTGATTTGGGAGAATAGGCGAGCACGTACCATTCATGTTCAGGAAAAAGCGTGGACAATGAATACTAACTTTACATTAGAAAATTATGAAGCAGTTCTTGGAGGTAAACAATATCAAATTACCTTAGGGAATGGGCAGACAATGACAGAGCAGGGAAGCAATCTTACAAAGACCTTTTTGAACACATTAACTGTCGCAGTTCCAGCTACCATCCTGCCCTTATTGATTGCAACGTTTGCGGCATATGCCTTTGCTTGGCTAAATTTTGCAGGTAGAAGACTTCTGTTTGTAATCGTCATTGTACTATTAGTCGTCCCCTTACAAGTAGCACTCATTCCCATTTTGAAGGACTACACGGCACTAGGTTTAAATGGTAGCTATCTAGGGATTTGGCTCGCTCATACCGCTTTCGGCTTACCACTAGCCACTTATTTTCTATATAATTATATAAGTCAGCTTCCAAAGGATATTTTTGAGTCAGCCTTTATTGACGGGGCTTCAAACTTTACTATTTTCACTAAATTAATTCTTCCTCTTTCTATACCAGCTTTAGCGTCTATAGGGATTTTCCAGTTTCTATGGGTATGGAATGATTACTTAGTAGCCCTTGTATTTTTAGGTTCAAGTCCTGATGTTCAAGTTCTGTCAATGAGAATTGCGGACATGGTAGGTTCTAGAGGTAATGACTGGCACCTATTAACTTCTGCAGCATTTGTATCGATGATTATGCCACTTACGGTGTTCTTTGCGTTACAGCGCTTCTTTGTAAGAGGATTGTTAGGTGGTTCGGTAAAAGGATAA
- a CDS encoding carbohydrate ABC transporter permease, with translation MSVEAKKTSPVNLILLSIIIPIANIVLHTSIFIFLRDVPLNPALYALLAIIWGVFGIYTIYYSLNWLVEHYPDRIRSFLQPYIFIGPVALLLGWLLLLPTLRTIYLSLFGPDSTEFVGLSNYLAVFTDRLLLTALRNNVLWVAIGATLCVVLGLLIAVLADRSSFEKIAKGIIFMPMAISMVAAGVIWKFIYYYQPGDQQVGLLNAIVVAFGGEPQAWTSLLQPWNNLFLIVILIWMQTGFAMVLFSAALKGIPEELLEAARIDGANEFTIFFKIIIPYISGTILTVSTTIIVFTLKIFDIIMVMTGGQYGTDVVATQFYRQFFMYRNFGYGSTLAIVLLIAIIPVIIINLRQFRKQGGF, from the coding sequence ATGAGTGTTGAGGCAAAGAAAACATCGCCTGTTAATCTAATCCTACTGTCAATCATTATACCAATTGCAAATATCGTTCTGCACACTAGTATTTTTATATTCCTGCGTGATGTCCCGTTAAATCCAGCTCTATATGCATTGTTGGCCATCATTTGGGGTGTTTTTGGGATTTATACGATTTACTACTCTTTAAACTGGTTAGTGGAGCACTATCCAGATCGAATTAGGAGCTTTCTCCAACCATATATTTTCATTGGACCCGTTGCCCTTTTATTAGGTTGGTTATTACTCCTACCGACTTTACGAACCATTTACTTAAGCTTGTTTGGACCAGATTCAACAGAATTTGTTGGATTGTCAAACTATCTAGCAGTTTTTACTGACCGATTACTATTAACGGCTTTACGTAATAATGTTCTTTGGGTTGCTATTGGAGCCACGCTTTGTGTGGTCTTAGGTTTACTTATTGCGGTACTGGCTGATCGTAGCAGCTTTGAGAAAATAGCAAAAGGAATTATCTTTATGCCAATGGCTATTTCAATGGTAGCCGCAGGAGTAATTTGGAAATTTATTTATTACTACCAGCCGGGGGATCAACAGGTTGGACTCTTAAATGCAATCGTGGTTGCCTTTGGGGGTGAGCCACAAGCTTGGACTAGTCTACTGCAGCCTTGGAATAACTTATTTTTAATTGTTATTTTAATCTGGATGCAGACTGGATTTGCTATGGTTCTATTCTCTGCTGCACTGAAAGGAATACCAGAGGAATTATTAGAGGCAGCTCGAATTGATGGTGCAAACGAGTTTACGATTTTCTTTAAAATTATTATTCCTTATATATCAGGCACGATCTTAACAGTTTCTACGACTATCATTGTTTTCACATTGAAGATATTTGACATTATTATGGTCATGACTGGGGGCCAATATGGTACAGATGTAGTGGCGACTCAATTCTATCGTCAGTTCTTTATGTATCGAAACTTTGGATATGGCTCTACACTTGCGATTGTCTTACTAATTGCGATCATCCCTGTCATCATTATTAATTTAAGACAGTTCCGAAAACAGGGGGGATTCTAA
- a CDS encoding ABC transporter substrate-binding protein, with translation MKASFFKKLISFASVLTMFTMLLAGCGGGGDEEAKEEEKTETEGAGGAEGTLEQAYAGEFKGSTVTMFGPFTDADQVKFENSIKEFEEKTGIDIQYEGSKEFEATISIRVEGGNAPDIADFPQPGLLATFAKQGLPVDVSTFLEEDYLKEQYNQSWLDMATMEGKDGEEYMTGIWNRSNVKSLVWYPKAEFEAAGYKIPETWEEMLELSDQIAADGDSAWAIGIESGAATGWPATDWIEDIMLRTTTPENYDKWVTGELPFTSPEVKNAFEVMSNLWFTENYVYGGRKSIVTTSFGDAPKPLFDSPPSAYMHRQGSFITSFFPEGTVAGEDYDWFYLPPINEEYGKPVLVAGDIYAMFNDRPEVRAVMEFFTKGESIKSWIQSGGVVGPMNDADPEWYTTDVERRMAELVQNADTIRFDGSDLMPGSVGAGTFWKGITDYVSGNVELEQALEEIQAGFNK, from the coding sequence ATGAAAGCATCATTTTTTAAAAAGCTGATCTCTTTTGCATCAGTACTGACTATGTTTACCATGCTTTTAGCTGGTTGTGGCGGTGGTGGTGATGAGGAAGCAAAAGAAGAAGAAAAGACAGAAACAGAGGGTGCTGGTGGTGCAGAAGGAACATTAGAACAGGCATATGCTGGTGAATTCAAGGGTAGCACAGTTACAATGTTTGGACCTTTTACTGATGCTGACCAAGTTAAGTTTGAAAATAGCATTAAGGAATTTGAAGAGAAAACAGGAATTGATATTCAGTATGAAGGTTCTAAAGAATTTGAAGCTACTATTTCGATTCGTGTTGAAGGTGGAAATGCTCCTGACATCGCTGACTTTCCACAACCTGGACTATTAGCTACGTTTGCAAAACAAGGATTACCAGTTGATGTGTCCACTTTCTTAGAGGAAGACTATCTAAAAGAGCAGTATAACCAAAGTTGGTTAGATATGGCGACTATGGAAGGTAAAGACGGAGAAGAATATATGACTGGTATTTGGAACCGTAGTAATGTAAAGAGTTTAGTATGGTATCCAAAAGCAGAGTTTGAAGCAGCAGGCTATAAAATTCCTGAAACTTGGGAAGAAATGCTAGAATTATCAGATCAAATTGCCGCAGATGGTGATTCAGCATGGGCAATAGGTATTGAATCAGGTGCTGCAACTGGTTGGCCAGCCACTGACTGGATCGAGGATATTATGCTACGTACAACTACACCTGAAAACTATGATAAGTGGGTAACAGGTGAGTTACCATTTACCTCTCCAGAAGTTAAAAATGCTTTTGAAGTCATGTCAAATCTTTGGTTTACAGAAAACTATGTATATGGTGGAAGAAAGTCTATTGTAACAACCTCATTTGGTGATGCACCGAAGCCGTTGTTTGATAGTCCTCCAAGTGCTTATATGCATCGTCAAGGTAGTTTCATTACAAGCTTTTTCCCAGAAGGTACAGTTGCTGGAGAAGATTATGATTGGTTCTATTTACCACCAATTAACGAGGAATATGGTAAGCCAGTTTTAGTTGCAGGAGATATCTATGCAATGTTTAATGACCGTCCAGAAGTTCGCGCAGTCATGGAATTCTTTACTAAAGGAGAATCCATCAAGAGTTGGATTCAATCTGGTGGAGTTGTTGGACCAATGAATGACGCAGACCCAGAGTGGTATACAACAGATGTTGAGCGACGTATGGCAGAACTTGTACAAAATGCTGACACCATTCGCTTTGATGGTTCTGACTTAATGCCTGGTTCTGTTGGTGCTGGTACGTTCTGGAAAGGTATTACAGATTATGTAAGTGGAAATGTGGAGCTAGAACAGGCTCTTGAGGAAATACAGGCAGGATTTAATAAATAA
- the hemH gene encoding ferrochelatase: MKKKMGLLVMAYGTPYKEEDLERFYTHIRHGRKPSPESLEDLRQRYEAIGGISPLAKITLEQAEALESHLNKIQDDIEFKMYLGLKHIEPFVEDAVQQMKQDGIEEAVSIVLAPHFSTFSIKSYNGRAKEESEKIGGPTIYSVESWYNEPKFIQYWVDQLQTTYASMTEDERNHAVLIVSAHSLPEKIIAAGDPYPNQLQETADLIAKQAGITAYEVGWQSAGNTPEPWIGPDVQDLTRDLYEAKQYKAFVYIPVGFVSDHLEVLFDNDVECKTVTDELGVSYYRPEMPNAKPEFVDAMSTVVLSKISSNVQR; this comes from the coding sequence ATGAAGAAAAAAATGGGTTTATTAGTTATGGCCTATGGTACTCCATATAAAGAGGAAGATTTAGAACGTTTTTATACACATATTCGTCATGGAAGAAAACCGTCACCAGAAAGTCTAGAAGATTTAAGACAACGCTATGAAGCAATTGGTGGTATTTCTCCATTAGCTAAGATTACATTAGAACAAGCAGAAGCACTTGAGAGTCATTTGAATAAAATTCAGGATGACATTGAGTTTAAAATGTACTTAGGATTAAAACATATAGAACCTTTTGTTGAAGATGCTGTTCAACAAATGAAACAAGACGGGATAGAAGAGGCGGTTAGTATTGTATTAGCACCTCACTTTTCAACATTTAGCATCAAGTCTTATAATGGTCGTGCTAAGGAAGAATCTGAAAAGATTGGTGGACCAACAATTTATAGTGTTGAAAGTTGGTATAATGAGCCTAAATTTATCCAATATTGGGTGGATCAACTTCAGACTACATATGCCTCAATGACTGAGGATGAGCGAAATCATGCTGTTTTAATTGTTTCGGCACATAGTCTTCCTGAGAAAATTATTGCTGCTGGTGACCCGTACCCTAATCAGCTACAAGAAACAGCTGATTTAATTGCTAAGCAAGCTGGAATTACGGCTTATGAGGTGGGCTGGCAAAGTGCTGGAAATACTCCAGAACCATGGATTGGGCCAGATGTTCAGGATCTAACTAGAGATTTATACGAGGCAAAGCAATATAAGGCATTTGTATATATACCTGTTGGGTTTGTATCAGACCATCTAGAAGTATTATTTGATAACGATGTTGAATGTAAAACAGTTACAGATGAACTGGGTGTGAGCTACTATAGACCTGAAATGCCAAATGCTAAGCCAGAATTTGTTGATGCAATGTCTACAGTAGTGCTAAGTAAAATCTCAAGTAATGTACAGAGATAA
- the hemE gene encoding uroporphyrinogen decarboxylase: MAITTFNDTYLKACRGEKTDHVPVWYMRQAGRSQPEYRKIKEKYSLFEITHQPELCAYVTKLPVDQYNVDAAILYKDIMSPLPAIGVDVDIKAGIGPVISNPIKSLGDVEKLGEIHPEQDVPYVLDTIKLLTREQLEVPLIGFAGAPFTLASYMIEGGPSKGYHKTKAFMYGESKAWFLLMDKLADMTITYAKSQIEAGAKAFQIFDSWVGQLNVEDYRVFIKPTMERIFTALKEENVPLIMFGVGASHLVNEWHDLPLDVVGLDWRIQINEAREKGITKPVMGNLDPSYLLAPWDVIEERVKIILDQGMKQPGYIFNLGHGVFPEVNVETLKKLTTFVHEYSSSRM; encoded by the coding sequence ATGGCAATAACAACGTTTAATGATACATATTTAAAGGCCTGTAGAGGAGAAAAAACAGACCATGTACCAGTTTGGTATATGAGACAAGCTGGTAGATCACAGCCGGAATACAGAAAGATTAAGGAGAAGTATTCTTTATTTGAGATCACCCATCAACCAGAGCTTTGTGCATATGTTACTAAGCTCCCTGTCGATCAGTATAATGTTGATGCTGCGATTCTATATAAGGACATTATGTCTCCACTACCCGCAATTGGAGTAGATGTTGATATAAAAGCTGGAATCGGTCCTGTCATCTCAAATCCAATTAAGTCGCTAGGTGACGTTGAGAAACTGGGAGAAATTCATCCTGAACAGGATGTGCCATATGTACTCGATACCATTAAATTATTAACAAGAGAGCAGCTTGAGGTTCCATTAATTGGTTTTGCTGGTGCTCCGTTTACACTTGCGAGCTATATGATTGAAGGCGGCCCTTCTAAAGGCTATCATAAGACAAAAGCATTCATGTACGGTGAAAGTAAAGCATGGTTCTTACTAATGGATAAATTGGCTGATATGACAATTACATATGCAAAATCACAGATTGAAGCTGGCGCAAAAGCATTTCAAATTTTTGATTCTTGGGTTGGCCAACTAAATGTAGAAGATTATCGTGTGTTTATTAAACCGACGATGGAAAGAATCTTTACGGCATTAAAAGAAGAAAACGTGCCTCTAATTATGTTTGGTGTGGGCGCAAGTCACTTAGTTAATGAATGGCATGACCTACCTTTAGATGTGGTTGGTCTGGACTGGCGCATTCAAATTAATGAAGCTCGTGAGAAAGGAATTACTAAGCCTGTAATGGGGAACTTAGATCCTTCGTACCTTTTAGCTCCATGGGATGTGATTGAAGAGCGTGTTAAGATTATTCTTGATCAAGGAATGAAACAACCTGGTTATATCTTTAATTTAGGACACGGTGTATTTCCTGAAGTCAACGTTGAAACACTTAAAAAGTTAACTACTTTTGTACATGAATATAGCTCATCTAGAATGTAA